The following are encoded together in the Melitaea cinxia chromosome 22, ilMelCinx1.1, whole genome shotgun sequence genome:
- the LOC123664521 gene encoding la-related protein 6, whose amino-acid sequence MEGTPPSQVMPEPDEGITSDRRPSTDDQADLSDTASEAGSGGGKDSGCEVAPDPQEPPYTPPDEELANRIVSQVEFYFSDANITKDAFLLKHVRRNKEGYVSLKLISSFKRVKHLTKDWRVVAEALKRSTKLEINEPGTKLRRIDPLPPYDETTPSRTVVAVRMPIDRPSVENVSRLFASCGEIALVRVLRPGNPVPADVRQFLNKNPSLVNCVCALVEFTESEAARSALRLQSSDEEGMRVYELNGVPREPKRKTPVRRPTPRRHECEYSSCCSGSEAEYDYRYGTPFYRRSSSGFFAPRSPEIQTWVPRRPSTCSHSSDSGVSFFCGSRRASQASTGSTSSAEGWLARRLSGCSLTGVEYGGRRLSCTPRFEPRTPVGPDGTRGFHAAARQRRISDLALYSR is encoded by the coding sequence ATGGAGGGGACCCCTCCCAGCCAGGTCATGCCCGAGCCCGATGAGGGTATCACCTCCGATCGCCGTCCGTCAACCGACGACCAAGCCGACCTTTCCGACACGGCTTCCGAGGCCGGCTCAGGCGGGGGCAAGGACTCTGGTTGCGAAGTCGCTCCCGATCCCCAGGAACCGCCTTATACTCCACCGGACGAGGAACTGGCCAACCGTATCGTTTCTCAAGTGGAGTTCTACTTCTCGGACGCCAACATCACTAAGGATGCCTTCCTCCTTAAGCATGTGCGTCGCAACAAGGAAGGTTACGTCTCTCTGAAGCTCATCTCTAGTTTCAAACGCGTCAAGCATCTAACTAAGGATTGGCGAGTGGTGGCTGAGGCATTAAAGAGATCAACTAAGTTAGAAATCAATGAACCTGGAACGAAGCTTCGGCGGATTGACCCGCTTCCGCCCTACGACGAAACTACGCCATCCAGGACTGTAGTGGCTGTACGGATGCCGATAGACCGGCCATCTGTTGAGAATGTATCGAGGTTGTTTGCAAGTTGCGGTGAAATTGCACTCGTCAGGGTGCTACGGCCCGGTAATCCAGTTCCAGCTGACGTTCGTCAATTCCTAAATAAGAATCCTAGTTTGGTGAACTGTGTGTGTGCATTGGTAGAGTTTACAGAATCTGAAGCGGCGAGAAGTGCCCTACGTCTTCAGAGTTCCGACGAGGAGGGTATGCGAGTGTATGAATTGAACGGTGTCCCTCGGGAGCCGAAAAGGAAAACCCCCGTCCGTCGTCCGACACCACGACGTCATGAATGTGAATACTCCTCATGTTGTAGCGGTTCGGAAGCAGAGTACGACTACAGATATGGTACACCGTTTTATAGAAGAAGTTCAAGCGGTTTCTTCGCGCCGCGCTCGCCTGAAATTCAAACATGGGTGCCGCGAAGACCTTCGACATGTAGTCATAGTTCAGATTCTGGTGTTTCCTTCTTTTGTGGGTCAAGGCGAGCATCGCAAGCGAGTACTGGAAGCACTAGTAGTGCTGAGGGCTGGTTGGCACGGAGGCTATCTGGCTGTTCGCTGACAGGCGTGGAATACGGCGGGCGGCGCCTTTCTTGCACTCCCCGCTTTGAGCCCCGCACGCCCGTCGGCCCGGACGGCACGCGAGGCTTCCACGCCGCTGCCCGTCAACGTAGAATCTCGGACCTCGCGTTGTACTCGCGCTAG